Proteins encoded within one genomic window of Microbacterium sp. LKL04:
- a CDS encoding SDR family NAD(P)-dependent oxidoreductase, which yields MNRTALVTGASSGIGAEYARQLSARGADVVLVARDHAALEALAAELDERGGHAEVLVADLLDPGQRHRVEQRLEQGVDLLVNSAGYGLSLGFASGDIEDEARHLELHVEVTMRLTRAALPAMLARGRGRILNIASVAGLIPRGTYGAAKAWVVSFSRWANAVYAPTGVTVTAVCPGFVHTNFHERLGLPPGEEGVARWMWLTAPKVVRESLRDAAHGRAVSIPSLRYKALVAVSRLLPDRLVVAAASRGR from the coding sequence ATGAACCGCACCGCACTCGTCACGGGCGCGAGCTCCGGGATCGGAGCCGAGTACGCCCGGCAGCTGTCCGCGCGCGGCGCCGACGTCGTCCTCGTCGCGCGCGACCATGCGGCCCTCGAGGCCCTCGCCGCCGAGCTCGACGAACGCGGCGGGCATGCCGAGGTCCTCGTCGCGGACCTCCTGGACCCGGGCCAGCGGCACCGTGTCGAACAGCGACTCGAGCAGGGCGTCGACCTCCTCGTCAACAGCGCTGGGTACGGCCTGTCGCTCGGGTTCGCATCGGGCGACATCGAGGACGAGGCCCGGCACCTCGAGCTGCACGTGGAGGTCACGATGCGGCTCACCCGGGCCGCGCTCCCGGCGATGCTCGCGCGCGGCCGGGGCCGCATCCTGAACATCGCGTCCGTCGCGGGACTCATCCCGCGGGGGACGTACGGCGCGGCCAAGGCGTGGGTGGTGAGCTTCAGCCGCTGGGCGAACGCGGTCTACGCACCGACGGGCGTGACGGTGACGGCCGTCTGCCCCGGCTTCGTCCACACGAACTTCCACGAGCGGCTCGGGCTCCCTCCGGGGGAGGAGGGCGTCGCACGCTGGATGTGGCTGACCGCCCCGAAGGTGGTCCGCGAATCCCTGAGGGATGCCGCGCACGGCCGGGCCGTCAGCATCCCGTCCCTCCGTTACAAGGCGCTCGTCGCCGTGTCGCGCCTGCTGCCCGACCGACTCGTGGTCGCCGCCGCCTCCCGCGGCCGCTGA